The stretch of DNA GCAAGTCATTCTGGGGTATGCACGCGAGCGCAAGCCGATTCACGTGTTTTGCGTGCGCGATCGAGGCAGCTATCAGGATGTGTTCGAGCAGGAGCAGAAACAATTCCTGGAGCATCTGTCCTCACACGATACCCTCGAGGCCAGTCTCGCCCAAGAACACGTCACCCGCGCGCGATTCATCCTCACGACGCGTATGGTCGAAGCCGACATCACCGACGAGGGCTATGATTTTAATGGATGGATTTTGGAATTTTTCCAGGAGCATTGTAACGGGATCGTGCAGATCGATCAGCAAGGATTCTTCTCCCCCAAAGGAGAACTCATCGTCGATCTCTCTCTTCCTGAGGAATAGACGCCATGGGGGCCAAGGCGTCCTCTCCTCACCCCATGCCCTTGTTTCACCAAGCCGAAGACTGGTTCCGACGTGCACGCGCCTCCCTGCTGGGGCAAATCCCCTGCGGGCGAGGCTGCTGTGACTGTTGCACAGGAATCTTCCCCATTACCCGTCTCGATGCCCTCGAAATTCGGCAGGGCCTCGATGTATTACCACCCCCTATCAAACAGACCATCACCGCGCGTGCCCGTGCGCAGATCGTCACCATCGAAGAGCGCTACCCTACGCTGAAGTCGAACCCCTCCCTCGACGAGTGGACCGACCGCACGGTCGATGAGATGGCCGAACAATTCGCCCACCTTCCTTGCCCAGCCTTGGACTCGGACGGAACCTGCGGCATTTACTCTCACAGACCCATCACGTGCCGCACAATGGGCATTCCCAACGAATCCGATGGTGTCGTCCACGGAGCCTGCGCCCTTCAAACCGCCGTGCCCATTGTCCGCCTTTCAGCCACCCTTCGAAACGAGGCCGATCGCCTCGCCGAATACGAAGCACTCTCGCTGTCTGTCCTGCGCCACCCACGATCTCAGGCCGACGACGAAATCCTCCTGCCCTACGGATTCGTGCACAATGGCGATCTCACTCCCTAGACAGCAACAGAAACGCTATGCTAATGTGCCGAATCTGATCGACGGGAGCGCCTGTAGCTCAGCTGGATAGAGCATCAGCCTCCGGAGCTGAGGGCCACAGGTTCAAATCCTGTCAGGCGCACCATTCGCTCTGTCAGGTACGAGACGATCGATACATAGTGCACACCGGTGGGGCCGTTAGCTCAGTTGGTAGAGCAGCTGACTCTTAATCAGCGGGCCGTAGGTTCGACCCCTACACGGCCCACCATTTTTCAACTACTTACGCAGTTCATTCCTAATTCAAGAGCAGCCGGTTTAAGATCCCGACTCCATCCCGCAATCTCTCCAGATACTGGTGCTCATACCGTTGCGTCATGATGGGCGATTTGTGTCCAACCACGCTTGCATCTGGTAGAGATCGATTCCACTCTGCACGAGGGTTCTCACAGACTAGTGGCACAAGTCGTGACAGTTGAAACCTTCGATCTGCGCCTTGCGAAATGCGAGGCAAACCGAGCGTGATAGACGACCGGGCTCAA from Nitrospira sp. encodes:
- a CDS encoding YkgJ family cysteine cluster protein, encoding MGAKASSPHPMPLFHQAEDWFRRARASLLGQIPCGRGCCDCCTGIFPITRLDALEIRQGLDVLPPPIKQTITARARAQIVTIEERYPTLKSNPSLDEWTDRTVDEMAEQFAHLPCPALDSDGTCGIYSHRPITCRTMGIPNESDGVVHGACALQTAVPIVRLSATLRNEADRLAEYEALSLSVLRHPRSQADDEILLPYGFVHNGDLTP